The DNA window GCGGCGCCCGAGACCAGCGCGGCGCGTCGGACGCGGTTCCCCAGCGGCCTGACGATCACCTCGTGGTAGTCGAGGAGCGCGTCCACCCGGAACGCTGCCCGCCGATCCGCCGCGGCGACGACGACGCAGGCCCAGCGTTCGTCGTCGACGAGCTGCGTGACGGGGCGCGTCGCGAGGCCCAGCGTGGCGTCCAGATCCGCGAAGGGCACGGCGCCGCCTTCGTCGCGGAGGTAGAGCCGGCCCTCCATCGAGATCAGATCGCTCGGGGCGACGCGCCGCAGGCGCTCGATCGCCGTGGCCATGAAGATCACACGGACGTCCCTGACCTGGACGACGAGCCCTGGTGAGACACTGAGGTCGACGGGCACCGTCAGCGTGAAGCGCGTGCCTCGCCCGGGCTCGCTCTCCACCTCCACCCTGCCATGGAGCTGCGCGATCCGCTGGCGCACCACGTCGAGGCCGACCCCCCGACCGGAGAACGCGGACACGTTGCGCCGCGTGCTCACCCCGGCTTCGAAGATCAGCCCCAGCAGGTCGCGGAGATCCACCCCCGCGGCCCCTGGATGACCGCGCGCCGCGGCAACCTGCCTCAGCGCCTCCAGGTCGACACCCTTCCCGTCGTCACGCACCACGATGCGCGCGTCCCGACCGCTGATCGACGCCTCGATGTCGACGCTGCCGACCTCCGGCTTGCCGTTCGCGCGGCGGACGTCGGGCGGTTCGATCCCATGATCGATCGCGTTCCGCACCAGGTGCAGCAGCGGCTCGCGGAGGCCATCCCGCACCCGACGATCGATCTCCACGCCCGCGGCGCGGATGGTCACCGACACGGGGCGATCGAGGGCGCGGATCAGCTCGCGCGCGGCGCGTTCGATCGCGGGAGAGAGCGTCTCCAGGGAGACCACCCGCAGCGCGCGCGCGCGGGAACTGAGCTCGCTGGCCCCGATCGTGACGTCACGCCAGGCCTGGTCGTCCTGCAGCTCGGCTTCGGAAGCCCACCCGGCGAGGGTCCGCACCGCGGTGAGGCAGCGGTCGACCAGCCGACGGGCCTCCTCCCGATCGAGATCCAGCACCTCGGTCGGCTGAGGGCGGAGAAGCTGCCGCGAGCGCGTGAGGTCGGCGGTCAGACTGCCCACGAGATCGGCGAGCACGGTGTGGCGCGAGAGCAACGAGCTCCGCCTCCCCGCCGAGGCCAGGAGATCCTCGGCCGCAGCGAAGAGGTCACCCAGACGCGCCACGGAGATCCGCACCGTCTCGTCGGATCGGGCGCCCGAATCGGCGGCTGCCTCGACCACGACGGGGGCAGGGGAGATGGAGGTCGCCGTGGCGCTGGAGGAGATCGTCGTGCCCCCCGACGCCGCCGGGCTGGCTGGCGGGCTTGCGGAGGTGGACCTGGTGGGGGCGGTCGACACCATCGTCGCCGTGGCGCCAGGCGCTGGGGGCGCCAGCGGTGCGGCGTGCGGAACCGGGGGGGGCGCGGGGGCATGCCCGCTGGTGGTGAGCGGCGCCGCTGCCTGGGGCTCCTCGGCGCTCTCGATCCGACGCTGCGCCTCGGCCAGGGCTTCGTCGTCCGGGTCTTCGCCTGACGACAGCCGCGTCACCGCAGCCCGCAGCGCGCCGAGCGCTACATCGAGATCCGATGCCACCTGGGCCGTGTCGACGTCGCCGCCGTTGCGTACCGGCGCGAGCCGGCTCTCGAGCGCATGACAGAGGTGCTCCAGGCCGGGGTACCCCACGGCGTGGGCCGCACCCTTCAAGCTGTGCACCGCCCGGTAGATCTCGGCGACGGCGGGCTGCACCTCGCTCGGCGGACCCCCGGGCACGAGCGCTTGCGCCTCGTCCTCCAGCAGCGCGACGGTGTCTTCCAGCTCCCCCCGGAAGACCTGGCGCAGCTCGGAGAGCAGATCGCGTCCCGTGGTCACGTCAGATCTGGTACTGCGCGGTCGCGTCGCGCAGCCGTGCGGAGAGTTCGTTGAGATCCCGCGCCGCGCGTTCGATCTGGCGCGTCCCCTCCACCGTCTGCGTGGTCGCTGCGCTGATCGCGTGCATGGCCGAGGAGATCTGGCCGACCCCGGCGACCTGCTGCTGGATCGACGCCAGGATCTGGGTCGCGCTCCCCGTCGCCTCGGCGATCGTCGTGGCGAGCTGCTCGATGCGTTCTCCGGCCTGTCGCGCCGTGTCCACCGCCGCCGTGACCGCCTTGCTCCCCTCCTCGGTCACCAGGACCGCCGCGGTCGTCGACTTCTGGATGTCCCCAAGGATGGACCGCACCTGACCCGTTGCGCGCTTCGACTGCTCCGCCAGGCTGCGCACCTCCTGCGCCACCACGGCGAAGCCGCGCCCGTGCTCCCCCGCGCGCGCCGCCTCGATGGCGGCGTTCAGCGCGAGCAGGTTCGACTGCTCCGCCAGCTCGTTCACGGTGGTGATGATCTGCCCGACCGTCTGCGCCTGCTCGGACAGCGCCAGGATCCGCTCCGCGATCGAGTTGACCTGCTCCCGCACCCGCGCCATCGCCGCCACCGTCCGGTCCACGGCCTCGCTCCCGGCGTTGGACACCTCGACGCTCCGCCGCGACAGCTCGGCCACGGCCTGCGCTTGCTGCGTCGTCTGCTGCACCGTCTGCGACAGCTCGTCCACCGTCGTTGCCGTCTCCGCCACGGCCGATGCCGACTCGCTGGCGCCAGCGCCATGCTCCTGGGTGATCGACAGGATCTCCGCCGTCGCGCTCGACAGCGCCCCGACCGCTTCGTGGGTGCGAAGCGTCATCGTCCGCAGCGCCCGCCCCATCGCGTCCAGGTTACGACCGAGCTGCGCCATGTCGCCCGCGCCCTCGGCCTCCAGCGCTCCCGTCAGATCGCCTCGCGCCACCCGATCCACGAACTCCGCGTAACGGGCAACCAACCGCGCCAGCGACTCGCGCGCTTCGGCCTGTTCCGTGGCGCTCTTGCGCTGCTCCTCGAGCCGCTCGGTGAGCTCGTCGGTCATGCGGTTGAACGCCGCGCCGAGATCCGCGATCTCGTCGTGTCCCTCCACGTCGGCGCGCACGTTCCGCTCTCCCCCTCGGATCTGCCGTGCCGTGACCGCGAGCTGGGAGACGCGCCCCGAGATGCTCTGCGAGAGCGCCAGCGCGATCCCCACGGCGAGCAGGACGATCAGCCCCCGGCCCACCGTCATGATCCAGCGCGACTGGCTCATCACGCCGTGCGCATCATCGTAGATGGTGCGCGTCCTCGTGACGGTGCTGCTCACCACCTTGTTCAGCTCCTCGAGCCCCTCGTCCAGGAGCGGCCCGGTGCGGGTCCGCACCAGCTTCACGCTCTCTTCGAAGTTCGCGTTGTTCCGGTTGAGCGGGTAAATCTCCCGGATCCTCCGGTTGGCCCACTCCCGCCGCAGCTCGCGCACCCGGGTCAGCTTCTTGATCCGCTCATCGTTCGACGGAAAAGCGCTCTCCGCCTCGTCGAGCGCCTGATCGAGGTCCCGCTCGAGCTGCGCGATCTCGCCCTCGATTCGCGCCATCTCGGTGGGATCCTGCGTGAGGATGTGCAGGTAGTTCCGCCCGCGGAGCCGCTCCATCAGCGTGGCGGCGCGGCCGAGCGCCTGCGTCGGCTTCACCCCGTATGTGTAGAGGCCTTCGAGCGCGTCTTCCGTGACACGATCTTGGGCGAACCCGTAGATGGCGAGCAGCAGCACGAGCGCCACCACGGAAAGGAACCCTGCCCAGAGCTTCGTACCAACGTTCCACCGCATCACGGATGTGGATGTTACGTACGGGCCATTCGAGGCAAGGGAATATCGATGAAGAGCCTCGAAGAAGCGAAAAGCGCATCGAGATCGAGCACCGTGGTGCCGTCGTGATCCACCCCGAGCAGCACGGCTGCCACCTCCGGGGCGACCGTGGGAGGGGGCTCCTGCAGTGACGCCAGGTCGAGCGGCGTCGTGCCCTCGATCGCGTCGACCACCAGCCCGACCATCTCGTCATCCTTCCCCAGGAGCACCATCCTTCCATGTTCGGGCAGCGCTGTGAGCGGCAGCCCGAGCACGGCCCGCAGGTAGAACACCGGCACGACCGTCCCACCGCGAACGGTGAGCCCAGCCACTTCCGGAGGCGCATGGGGAAGAGGGGTGAGCCGGAGAATCTCGGCCACGCCTCGGATGCGGCTGGTCTGCAGCGCGCATGGCTCTCCGGCGACCTTCACCCGCAAGACCTCCAGCTCCGGGCGCGCCTGGCCGACGTCGATGGGAAGCGCGATCGCGCGGGTGCGCGTCTCCAGCAAGGTCTTCTGTTCCGCGGTCCATCGGTCGAAGCCGTGCTCGCTCATGATGTTCCCTTCAGACCGCTGCTCGGCTTGCTACCGGCCCGTAGCGCCAGGGCTTGTTCGAGACGCTGACAGTAAGCCAGCGCGTCCACGACGAGTGTATCGCCGAGATCGGCGAGGCAGGCCCCCTCGGAGAGCCCGAGCAGCAGCGTGCGCGCATTGCGCAGCCCACGCGCGGCTTCGGCCTCCTCGCCGGTCTGTACTGCTGCTGCTGCGGACACCAGGTGTGCGGCAGGACTTTGCGGCGTGAGCATCATCGCGCGCCGCGCGTCCTGGCTCGCCGCCTCCGCCCGACCCACATCGAGCAGCACCGTCGCGCGCAGCAGGTACAGCGAGGTCTCCATGGGCTCGGCCACGATCGCCTCGTCGAGCAGCGTGAGCGCCCGCTCGGTCTCGCCAGCATTCGCGAGCCGCCGCGCCTCGGCAGCAGGTGGCTCGCCGCGCGCTGCCACGTCCACCACGCCACGCGCTCCACCCTCGGGGGCCAGCGCCGTCTCGGCGACGGCGACCTTCGCACGCATCGGTACGACCCTCGGCTGCGATCGCGGCGTCGGAACCGGCATCGAGGCGGGAGCCAGGGCAATCGAGGCGGGAGCCAGGGCAATCGAGGCGGGAGCCAGGGCTGCGGAGGGCGGCGGCGGGGTCCCGGCCGCGGTGTCTCCGGGCGCCGCCGCCTCGCTCCGCGAGAAGGGCCTCACCGAGGATCTCGGCGCCACCGTCGCCGTCGACCTCGCACACGCCTCCTCCTTCACCCCGGCATCGACTTGGTAGACGTTGTGCCCTCGCTCCCGGCGCGGCGTGAGGCCGCTGTCGCTGCCGGGCACCGGATCCGACGGCGCCAGGACCAGCCAGCCACCGAGCGACAGCGCCGCCGCCATGCGCAGGAAGAACGCGGCCCGCACCTTCTCGTCCAGGTAGATCAGGACGTTGCGACAGAAAACCACGTCGACGTCCGCCGGCCACGGCGCGCTGGGCCGGACGGCATCCGCCAGGTTCAGGGGCTCGAAGCGCACCAGCGCCTGCGCCTCGGGGGCCACCCGCCGCAGCGCGTCTTCCTGGATGAACCAGCGCCGCTGCACCTCCTCCGACACCCCCCGGAAGGACCACGGCCCGTAACGCCCTGCCCGCGCCCGCGCCAGCGCCGTCGGGCTCAGATCGGTGGCGAGCACCTCCACCCGGGCCCGCGCCGCCGAGCCGAGCAGCTCCAGTGCCACCAGCGCCAGGCTGTACGCCTCCTCGCCCGTCGCGCACCCTGCCGACCAGAGCCGCGCCTGTCCCGCCGGACGACGCCGCAAGGCTTCCGGGAGCGCCAGCTCGCGCACCAGCTGAAAGTGCTCCGGATGCCGGAAGAAGTACGTCTCTCCGACCGTCAGCGCCGACGCCAGTGCCTGCTGTGCCGTGGGCTCCCGCGCGACGAGCCGCTGCAGGAGCTGCATCGGGTCTGCCAGCCCGAGCGCTTGCATGGTGCGACCGATCCCCACGTCGAAGTCCCGCCCGCGACCTCGCGTGAACACCAGCCCCAGGCTCTCCTTGATCTCGGCCTCCAGCGCGTGGCGCACCGGCTCGGACAGCGCCGGCGCATCCCGGCTCGGCGTCATGCCGTCGCCTCGAGTGCGACCAGGCCAGCGTCGATGGCGCGCTCGTCGTCGAGCGACAGCGTCGCGTCGAGATCGTGGATCAAGAGGAGCCCCCCTTCGACCGACACGATCCCCGCCACGTGCGCGAGCGTCAGGGGCGGGGGCGACACCCGCTCCTCCGGCACCTCGAGCAGCCCCTCCGCCCGGTCCACGATCAGCGCCACCCGCCGCCTCGCGCCGCGGGCCACCACCAGGTGATCTTCCACCAGGGGAGGGCGAGGCGGGTGCCCCAGCCGCACCCGCAGGTCCACCGCCACCGAGAGTTCCCCGCGGTGCGCGATGACGCCGAGCACATGGGCCGCGGTCCCCGGCAACGGCGTGATCAGCACCCGCTGGACGACCTCCAGGACGCGTACCGAGGGCAGCGCGTACCGGACCTCGTCGAGGCTGAACGTGAGGACTTCCAGCACCGAGAACACCCTACCACGCGACTCCGGCGTCGGGCGACTCTGCGTGTGATCAGTCTTACGTGACTGTCGTTTGAGGCACCATGCCGGAATTTTCGACGCCCGAGCGGTCCTGGTCCCCCGTATCCCCGTTTTTGTGGGCGTCACTGCCCCTGGCGTCCCCGGTGATGTCAGCGTGCTGGCGTTATTGACAGCGATTCGAGGAACGACTTATGAGGCGATGAAAATGAATATCGACTTCTCTGCTCCGTTCCGCACCGCCGCCTCCTGGGGTCGTGGTCTGCGTGTCCTCCTCCCTGCGGCGGCGCTCCTCGTGGGCTGCGGCGGTGACGACGACGGCAACACCCAGCCCACCGACGACTTCGAGGAGAAGGCCGCGCCCGTCGTCGCCCGCTATGCCGAGCTGGTTCACAAGAACTACTCGGACGCGCTCGATGGCGTCGTGGCCATCCGCAGCTCCCTCGCGACCCTCGTGCAGACGCCGACCGCAGCCAACCTGGCGGCCGCACGCAGCACCTGGCTCGAGGCGCGCAACCCGTATGGCCTGACCGAGGCCTACCGCTTCTATTTCGGCCCCATCGACAACGACGAGGGCCCCGAGGGGCAGATCAACGCCTGGCCGATGGACGAGTCGTACGTCGACTACGTCGTCGAGCTTCCGGATTCCGGGATCATCAACGATCCCGGCATGCACCCGACGCTCGGCACCGAGGCGCTGGCCGCACTCAACGAGGTGGGCGGCGAGGAGAACGTGGCGACCGGCTACCACGCCATCGAGTTCCTCCTCTGGGGCCAGGATCTCAGCGACACCGGCCCGGGCGACAGGCCCCACACGGACTACATCGACGGCCCCGACGGCACGGCTGCGAACCAGACGCGCCGCGGCGAGTATCTCCTTGCTGCGGGCGATCTGCTGTTCGAGGATCTGGAGGGCGTGACCAACGAGTGGGCAGCAGGAGCGGAGAACTACCGTGCGACGTTCGAGTCGCGGTCCAAGCGCGACTCCGTGCGCGACATCCTCCTCGGCATCGGGAGCCTCAGCGGCGCCGAGCTTGCCGGTGAGCGCATGCAGGTCGCGTACGACACGAAGGAGGAGGAGGACGAGCACTCCTGCTTCAGCGACAACACGCACAACGACATCCTGTACAACGCCCTCGGCATCCAGAACGTCTACCTCGGCCGCATCGGCACCACCGACGGCCCGGGCATCGACGACCTGGTCGAGGCGCGCAACCCCGAGCTGAACAAGAAGCTCAAGGAGCAGCTCGAGGCGAGCATCACGGCCATCAAGGCCATCCCGGTCCCCTTCGATCAGGCCATCCTGGGTGCCGACACCGACCCGGGTCGCGTCGCCGTGAAGGCCGCCATCGACGCCCTGCGCGCGCAGACGCAGTCCATCGTCGAGGTGGCCGATCTGCTCGGCGTCGAGCTCAACCTGGAGGAGTAACTGCCATGTCGTCCGCGATTCGAGTACGAGCACGCGCTGGCTGGAGCCTGGCACTCATCACCGCCGCTCTGGCAGGTTGTGCCAGCGAGGAGCCCTCGGCACCGAAGGGCCTCGAAGCCGAGGTGGGTGAAGAACTGAGCGGTGGCGCGACCACCATCTTCGACACCTCTCCCAGCGCATTCTCGTACTCGGCGCGGAACATGACCTCCGCCCGTCGCAGCGACTTCTTCGTCGGCAACTCGTTCTTCCGCGACAACTGGGTCATCGCGCCCGCCTCCACGAAGGGGCGCGATGGCCTCGGGCCCTTGCACAACGCCCGCTCTTGCTCCTCGTGTCACTTCAAGGACGGTCGAGGGCGACCGCCGGAGTCCATCGAAGAGCCCATGGTCGAGATGCTCATCCGTCTGAGCGTCCCTGGCGTCGACGGCGTCGGCGGCCCCGCTCCGGAGCCCATCTACGGCGGCCAGCTCCAGCCCAACGGCATCCCCGGTGTCCCCGGCGAGGGCCGCCCCCAGGTGACCTACGAAGAGGTCCCGGGCACGTACGAGGACGGCGAGGCCTACAGCCTTCGGCGCCCCACGTACACGATCGAGGAGCTCAACTACGGCCCCTTCGCTTCCGACGTCATGCTCTCCCCGCGCGTCGCGCCTGGGATGGTCGGCCTCGGCTTGCTCGAAGCCATCCCCGAGGAGACCCTCCTCGCGCTCGCCGACCCCGACGACGAAGACGGTGACGGCATCTCCGGCAGGCCCAACCACGTCTGGGATGCCCACGAGCGCACCCAGGTGATCGGCCGGTTCGGCTGGAAAGCGTCGCTCCCCACCGTGGAGCAGCAGACCGCTGCCGCGTTCCTTCACGACATGGGGATCACCACCGAGCTGCACCCCGACCAGAACTGCACCGACGCCCAGGCCGAGTGCCTCGCCGCCTACGACGATGGTGAGCCCGAGGCGAGCGCCAAGATCCTCTCCCGGACCACCTTCTACTCCGCCACGCTCGCCGTCCCCGGCCGGCGCAACTGGGAGGACCAGACGATCCTCCGCGGCAAGGCGCTCTTCCACGATGCGGGCTGCGCCTCCTGCCACACCCCCAAGCTTCAGACCGGCGTCCTCGAGGACTTCCCCGAGCTGTCGGAGCAGACCATCCGCCCCTTCACCGACCTCCTGCTCCACGACATGGGCGAAGGGCTCGCCGACGACCGCCCCGACTTCGAGGCCGATGGCCGCGAGTGGCGCACCCCGCCGCTCTGGGGCGTGGGCCTCATCCCTGTGGTCAACCGCCACCAGTTCCTTCTGCACGACGGCCGCGCGCGTGGCCTGGCCGAAGCCATCCTCTGGCACGGTGGCGAAGCCGAGCGCGCCCGCGAAGCCTTCCGCGGCATGCCCAGCGAAGACCGCGAAGCCCTGCTGCGCTTCCTGGAATCTCTCTGATTTTCCCTGGAGTCTCTCCGATGTGGACACGAACGAACCGAGGCCTCGTGCGCACCGTGAGCGCCCTCGGCCTGGGCGCCTTCCTGCTCGCTGGCTCCGTGCGCTGCTCGTCGAGCGAGGTCGTCGACAACCGCGGCCCGGTCATGCAGGACCTCGCCCGCAACGTCATGCTGCCGACCGTCGAGGCCCTGGCCACCGCCTCCACCCGCCTCGCCCCCGCCCTCGGCGCCTTCTGCGCGTCCCCTGACCAGGCCACCCTCGACGCCGCGCAGGACGCCTGGCGCGCCCTCCGTCAGCCCTGGGAGCACACCCAGGCCTTCCTGTTCGGCCCCTCGGATCAGCTCGGCACGGCCAACGCCATCGACTTCTGGCCCGTCCGCACCGACAGCGTCGACAAGGCCGTCACCTCGGCCCCCGACCCGGTGACCCCCGAGCACATCGCCACCCTCGGCGTGGCCACCCGCGGCATGCCCGCCCTCGAGTACCTCCTCTTCAGCCCCGACGGCGGCGACGCTGCCGTCCTCACCTCCCTGGGCGCCGACACCCAGGAAGCCCGCCACCGCTGCTCCTTTGCTGCTGCCGTCGCCACCGTGATCGAGACCGACATCGCCGCCCTCGCCGACGCCTGGCGCCCCGAGAAAGGCGCCTTCGTCGACGACGTCGCCAGCGCCGGCTCTGGCAGCGAGACCTTCCCCCGCGCACAGGACGGCATCAGCCGCGTCGTCAACACCGCCGTCGAGCTTCTCCAGAAGGTGACCGACGGCCGCATCGGCGCCCCCTCCGGCACCCGCACCGGCGGCACCCCGCAGCCCGCGCTGAGCGAATCCCGCTTCAGCGACAACACCAACACCGACCTCATCGAAGCCGCCCGCGGCGTCGAAGCCATCTACACCGGCAGCGCGGGCGGCACCTCGGGCCTCGGCCTCTCCACCCTCGTCGCCGAGCGCTCCGCCGAGCTGGATACCGCCATCCGCAACCAGTTCACCGACTTCGTGAACACCATCCAGGCCCTCCCGGCCCCCTTGCGTCAGGCCGTCGAGACCGATCCCGCCGCCGTCGCTACTGCCCTCGAAAGCGGCCGCGCCCTCCGCCGCCTCATCGCCGTCGACCTCGCCGGCACCCTCAGCGTCACCGTCACCCTCAACGACAACGACGGCGACTAGTACTGCGTACCCTGGATCAGGGGCCTGTCGGCCCCTACGCTCCCGATGGTCGCTACCCCTGCTTTCTTCGCAGATCGCTTGGCCAAGGACCCGGGACGAACCTGGGGAACACGATGCCAGGTACTGCGTATCAGGGGCCTGTCAGCCCCTGCGCTCCCGATGGTCGCTACCCCTGTTTCTTCGCAGCCGCCTGACGGTCGACCTTCCAACCCGGCACCGCGCCCCCTGCGCGCTCTCCGCGCTCTGCGCGCCCGCCTCGCCGCCCCCGTCGACATCGCCTCCCTCGTCGCCTTCCGCGTCCTCTTCGGCGCGATGATGCTCCTCAGCACCCTCCGCTTCTGGGCGCGCGGCTGGATCCACGACGTCTACGTCGCCCCCACCTTCCACTTCCACTACTTCGGCTTCCCCTGGGTGAACCCCTGGCCCGCGTGGGGCATGTACGCCCACTTCGCGATCATGGCCCTCGCCAGCCTGTGCATCGCCCTCGGCTTCCACTACCGCCTCGCCGCGATCACCTTCTTCCTCACGTTCACCTGGGCCGAGCTCTGCGAGAAGGCCACCTACCTCAACCACTACTACTTCGTCAGCATCGTCGCCCTGCTGGCCGTCTTCATGCCCCTCCACCGCGCCGCCTCCCTCGACGCGCGCCGCGACCCCTCGATCCTCCGCCCCACCGCGCCCACCTGGGCCCTCTGGACCCTCCGCTGCCAGCTCGGCCTCGTCTACCTCTTCGCCGGCCTCGCCAAGCTCAACGAAGACTGGCTCCTCCGCGCCCAGCCCCTCACCCTCTGGCTCGCCGCGCGCCGCGACCTCCCCCTCCTCGGCCCCTTGCTCTCCGCGCCCTGGTCTGCCCACGCCATGAGCTACGCCGGCGCCCTCTTCGACCTCACCGTCTTCCCCTTCCTCCTCTGGAAGCGCTCTCGACCCTTCGCCTACCTCGCCGTCATCGGCTTCCACACCGTCACCGGCATCCTGTTCCCGATCGGCATGTTCCCCTGGATCATGATCGTCGCGACGCTGGTCTTCTTCTCTCCCTCGTGGCCGCGCCGCGTCTTCGCCCCCCTCCTGCGCCGCTTCCCCTCGCTCCTCCCCGCACCGACCGAGCCATCGCTATCGCTCACCTCGACCGAGCCATCACGCGCCACGGCCAGCCCCCCGACCTCCACACCGCCCTCTTCTGCAGCGCGAGCGTTCTCTCCAGCGGCTCCCTCTGCCCCCCAGCTCTCCCGCCTCGCCACCGCCGCCCTCTGCGCGCACTTCGCCATCCAGCTCGCGTTGCCCCTTCGCCACCTGCTCTACCCTGGCCACTCTGGCTGGACCGACCAGGGCTTCCGCTTCGCCTGGCGCGTCATGCTCATCGAGAAGACCGGCCTCGTGACCTACCGCGTCCGCAACCCCGTCACCCAGCGCGTCTGGGTCGTCGACCCGGTCGAACGCCTCACCCCCCTCCAGGTCAAGATGATGGCCCTCAGCCCCGACATGATCCTGGAGTACGCCCACCACCTCGCCGCCGACTTCGCGCGCCGCGGCGAACCCGACGTCCAGGTCTTCGCCGACGCCTACGCCGCCATCAACGGCCGCCTCAACCAGCGCCTCATCGACCCCACCATCGACCTCGCCCGCGAACGCGACTCCCTGCTCCCGGCCCGCTGGATCCTCCCCCACACCGATCCCACGCTGCGCTGACCTGCGCGCCGCACGGCCGCCGCGCCATCCGCGCGTCGACGTGCTCACCCTCTCTCGAAGCGCTCCCCGTTCGCCTCGGCGCTTCCCTCAACCGCTCCCCACCTCCACCCGCCAAGCGTCCTCGCCTTCCTGCTCGAACCGCGTCTTCACCCCCAGAAGCTGCTCCAGCAGCCCCGCATGCGTCCGCGTATGCGACGACGGCACAACCGACCGGAACGACCCCCCTCCCGCCAGCGCCATCGGCAACAGAAGCTGATC is part of the Chondromyces crocatus genome and encodes:
- a CDS encoding imelysin family protein, with the protein product MWTRTNRGLVRTVSALGLGAFLLAGSVRCSSSEVVDNRGPVMQDLARNVMLPTVEALATASTRLAPALGAFCASPDQATLDAAQDAWRALRQPWEHTQAFLFGPSDQLGTANAIDFWPVRTDSVDKAVTSAPDPVTPEHIATLGVATRGMPALEYLLFSPDGGDAAVLTSLGADTQEARHRCSFAAAVATVIETDIAALADAWRPEKGAFVDDVASAGSGSETFPRAQDGISRVVNTAVELLQKVTDGRIGAPSGTRTGGTPQPALSESRFSDNTNTDLIEAARGVEAIYTGSAGGTSGLGLSTLVAERSAELDTAIRNQFTDFVNTIQALPAPLRQAVETDPAAVATALESGRALRRLIAVDLAGTLSVTVTLNDNDGD
- a CDS encoding HTTM domain-containing protein, with the translated sequence MVATPVSSQPPDGRPSNPAPRPLRALRALRARLAAPVDIASLVAFRVLFGAMMLLSTLRFWARGWIHDVYVAPTFHFHYFGFPWVNPWPAWGMYAHFAIMALASLCIALGFHYRLAAITFFLTFTWAELCEKATYLNHYYFVSIVALLAVFMPLHRAASLDARRDPSILRPTAPTWALWTLRCQLGLVYLFAGLAKLNEDWLLRAQPLTLWLAARRDLPLLGPLLSAPWSAHAMSYAGALFDLTVFPFLLWKRSRPFAYLAVIGFHTVTGILFPIGMFPWIMIVATLVFFSPSWPRRVFAPLLRRFPSLLPAPTEPSLSLTSTEPSRATASPPTSTPPSSAARAFSPAAPSAPQLSRLATAALCAHFAIQLALPLRHLLYPGHSGWTDQGFRFAWRVMLIEKTGLVTYRVRNPVTQRVWVVDPVERLTPLQVKMMALSPDMILEYAHHLAADFARRGEPDVQVFADAYAAINGRLNQRLIDPTIDLARERDSLLPARWILPHTDPTLR